A genome region from Manis javanica isolate MJ-LG chromosome 3, MJ_LKY, whole genome shotgun sequence includes the following:
- the NKX3-1 gene encoding homeobox protein Nkx-3.1 translates to MLGAREQRPRQKGAAGCSPRAAPPTQAKPLTSFLIQDILRDGAERRGGPPGSPQPPRRPDPRRDPEPGPERRGGGAGAEEDAPGAGPRAAPEEAEAQAETEPDRHLETYLSDCENAAGASPSLPQAPKPPPKRSRAAFSHTQVIELERKFRHQKYLSAPERAHLAKNLKLTETQVKIWFQNRRYKTKRKQLTSELGDLDKPSCLPALKEEGFSQASLIAMHTSHPYYPYLYCLGGWGPAFW, encoded by the exons ATGCTCGGGGCGCGCGAGCAGCGGCCCAGGCAGAAGGGGGCGGCCGGCTGCAGCCCGCGGGCCGCGCCGCCCACCCAGGCCAAGCCGCTCACCTCCTTCCTCATCCAGGACATCCTGCGGGACGGGGCAGAGCGGCGCGGCGGCCCCCCGGGCAGCCCGCAGCCCCCGCGCCGGCCGGACCCGCGGCGAGACCCTGAGCCGGGGCCCGAGCGCAGAGGCGGCGGCGCCGGGGCTGAGGAGGACGCTCCGGGCGCTGGGCCCCGCGCCGCGCCCGAGGAGGCCGAGGCGCAGGCGGAGACCGAGCCAG ATAGGCACTTGGAGACTTATCTGTCGGACTGTGAAAACGCCGCAGGGGCCTCCCCAAGCCTCCCCCAAGCCCCCAAGCCGCCACCGAAGCGCTCCCGGGCCGCCTTCTCCCACACGCAGGTCATCGAGCTGGAGAGGAAGTTCAGGCACCAGAAGTATCTGTCAGCCCCCGAGCGGGCTCACCTGGCCAAGAACCTCAAGCTCACTGAGACCCAAGTGAAAATATGGTTCCAGAACAGACGCTATAAGACCAAGCGGAAGCAGCTCACCTCGGAGCTGGGAGACCTGGACAAGCCCTCCTGCTTGCCAGCTCTGAAGGAGGAGGGCTTCTCCCAGGCCTCCCTCATCGCCATGCACACCAGCCACCCTTACTACCCCTACCTTTACTGCTTGGGGGGCTGGGGCCCTGCTTTCTGGTAA